A single region of the Polymorphum gilvum SL003B-26A1 genome encodes:
- the istA gene encoding IS21 family transposase, with protein sequence MDLYLKVRLAVSEGMSRRQAAKHFNISRDSVSKMLSYSTPPGYRRQAPVRRPKLDAFVSTIDHWLDEDLKVPRKQRHTAKRVFDRLRAECGFTGGYTIIKDYMREREQRRQEVFVPLSHPPGHAQADFGEAVVVIGGVEQKAHFFVLDLPHSDACYVRAYPAAVSEAWIDGHVHAFAFFGAVPQSIVYDNDRCLVSKILADGTRKRTVLFSGFLSHYLIRDRYGRPGKGNDKGSVEGLVGYARRNFMVPIPRFATWDEFNAWLEEQCRKRQRDRLRGESETIAERLQRDLAAMRPLPASPFEACDQASGRVSSQALVRYRTNDYSVPVAFGHQDVWIRGYVDEVVIGCRGEIIARHPRSWEREDVVFDPLHYLPLIEQKINALDQAAPLQGWDLPEAFATLRRLMEARMAKHGRREYVQVLRLLESFELADLHVAVKQALQIGAIGFDAVKHLLLCQVERRPPRLDLSIYPYLPRATVEKTSAKAYMRLLSTHAGDAA encoded by the coding sequence GGTGCGTCGGCCGAAGCTGGACGCCTTTGTTTCGACCATTGATCATTGGCTGGACGAAGACCTGAAGGTACCGCGCAAGCAGCGCCACACGGCCAAGCGTGTGTTCGACCGGTTGCGGGCTGAGTGCGGGTTCACCGGCGGCTATACGATCATCAAGGACTACATGCGCGAGCGGGAGCAGCGCCGGCAGGAAGTGTTCGTGCCGTTATCGCATCCGCCGGGCCACGCGCAGGCTGACTTTGGCGAGGCTGTGGTTGTCATCGGCGGCGTGGAGCAGAAGGCGCACTTCTTTGTGCTCGACCTGCCGCACAGCGACGCCTGCTATGTGCGGGCCTATCCGGCGGCGGTGTCAGAGGCCTGGATTGATGGCCACGTCCATGCGTTCGCCTTCTTCGGGGCGGTGCCACAATCGATCGTCTATGACAACGACCGCTGCCTGGTGTCGAAGATCCTGGCCGATGGCACGCGCAAGCGGACAGTGCTGTTCAGCGGCTTCCTGTCCCACTACCTGATCCGGGATCGCTATGGCCGCCCCGGCAAGGGTAATGACAAGGGAAGCGTCGAAGGCCTCGTCGGCTATGCCCGTCGCAACTTCATGGTGCCGATCCCGCGCTTTGCGACGTGGGATGAGTTCAACGCCTGGCTGGAAGAGCAATGCCGCAAGCGCCAGCGCGACAGGCTGCGCGGCGAGAGCGAGACGATCGCAGAACGGCTGCAGCGCGATCTTGCGGCGATGCGGCCGCTGCCAGCTTCGCCTTTTGAGGCCTGCGATCAGGCCAGCGGTCGGGTCTCTTCCCAGGCGCTGGTGCGCTACAGGACCAACGACTACTCCGTCCCGGTCGCCTTCGGCCATCAGGATGTATGGATCCGGGGCTATGTCGACGAGGTGGTGATCGGCTGCCGTGGCGAGATCATCGCTCGTCATCCTCGAAGCTGGGAACGGGAAGACGTTGTGTTCGACCCGCTGCATTACCTGCCGCTGATCGAACAGAAGATCAACGCGCTGGATCAGGCCGCTCCTCTTCAGGGCTGGGATCTGCCCGAGGCGTTCGCCACGCTGCGCCGCCTGATGGAAGCGCGCATGGCAAAGCATGGCCGGCGCGAGTATGTGCAGGTGCTGCGGCTGCTGGAAAGCTTCGAGCTTGCCGATCTGCATGTGGCGGTGAAGCAGGCCCTCCAGATCGGGGCCATCGGCTTCGATGCCGTCAAGCATCTTCTCCTGTGCCAGGTGGAGCGGCGGCCGCCGAGACTGGACCTGTCCATCTACCCGTACCTGCCAAGAGCCACCGTCGAGAAGACATCGGCAAAGGCCTATATGCGGCTTCTGTCGACGCATGCGGGAGATGCCGCATGA